ccctctctctttccttccccctccgacacttatggaaggggggaggccgacttgtcgGGGGTGCCCAAGTAGAATTACTCCtgcttggggcgccccttgctttccctctccctctcccacctatatatatagagTAACACTATTTTAATTTCagaattagaataactatttggatcacgggGCGCCCTACACTATTTCCACCTATATATGCGTCTAGCGGATCCTCCCGAACTCCCGAAGTGTCAGCGACAAATAAAAAATCAGGACCCACCGGTCCACCACCTTCCCCGATCCCTCCACCAACCATGACAACCTCCCCGATCCAACGACCGGACCGCCGCCTACTCTCGATACCCACACGCCGCCGCCGGCAGTGGATCCGATGCGTCGCCGCCTGCCCTAGAtccccacgcgccgccgccggccctggCAACCTCTCACGCGCCTCCATCACTGCTGCCGCTCATCCTCCCCATGCCCGACCAACCACCGGCGCAGCCCCGCGCGCTCCGCCGCGGATCCAACTGCCTCCGCCCACCTGCACCCCGCGCACGGCGCCGCAGATTCCACCACCGCCTGATTGCCTTGTCCCGCCAGCAAACTCCGTCGGACTGCTCCCGAGCTCTGCCGCCCTTCTCCACATGACCCGCCGGCCCCCTGCACCAGCGCCCCTGATCCCCGAAGCCACCGCCCAGGAGCATTGTGCCATTGGCAACGTTTGTAGTACAACACACCATGCTCCTCAACTCTGGCCTCTGCACCTCCTGGCTTGGCATCCCTCCCGCGTGAACTTCTCTGGCGCCTCTGACCGACCTTCCCGTCGTCTCATCCTTGAATCTGTGAACCACTGTTTCCGGATCAACTCTACTCCTTCAAGCGACAGGTAACTCTCATGTTTGTTTCTACAATATTGTTTGCAATTCAATATTGTTCGTATGGATGCCTCTCTGCTGTTCAACTTAGTATTTTTTAAAAAGAACCATGAACGATTGGGTCTGTATCTGCATAAA
The Triticum aestivum cultivar Chinese Spring unplaced genomic scaffold, IWGSC CS RefSeq v2.1 scaffold67687, whole genome shotgun sequence DNA segment above includes these coding regions:
- the LOC123172091 gene encoding sulfated surface glycoprotein 185-like — encoded protein: MTTSPIQRPDRRLLSIPTRRRRQWIRCVAACPRSPRAAAGPGNLSRASITAAAHPPHARPTTGAAPRAPPRIQLPPPTCTPRTAPQIPPPPDCLVPPANSVGLLPSSAALLHMTRRPPAPAPLIPEATAQEHCAIGNVCSTTHHAPQLWPLHLLAWHPSRVNFSGASDRPSRRLILESVNHCFRINSTPSSDRDRGASTMASQKMEIVQACVSEDSANFM